Below is a genomic region from Kwoniella shivajii chromosome 10, complete sequence.
CCAACCAGAGTTAAAAattctttttgcttttttggcGCACgtttttttctcttttcgcATCTGTTGATGTGTGGATTGTTTAGTGTATTAGATGCATATCCGTGCACGGCAAGGAAGTCTCTGTCACCTGAGGGAAAGCCAGTTCTTCTCCCTACCAGCTTAGAGTACCGAGGTTAAGCAGAGGGACTGTTTCACGAGTGTGGCGTGTATTTGGGGAAAAAGCTCCTTGATTTTGCTTTGATACCGCATGTGATCATGGTTTAGGTGTAGTTCGAATTTCCAGTTCGGTATGCATGCATACATATCAATATGACTACAGTATACACATCGTTCACGTATCTACCGTCTGACTTTCTTTTTGGCACCACCTGGACCACCGCTAAACTTATTAGGTTTACCATTACCTGCTTTTCTTGGATAACCCCCTGCCTGAacagaatcatcatctctatctctatcatccCCATgatcaccattatcaccgAATTTCCTTTTGGTGAAACCTTTATCTCTGCCCCTTTTACCACCAGAACCACCTGTTCCTGATTCTCTCATttccaaagcagcttctCTGCTTGCCCTTGCGACTGTATCAACTAAAACGTTCACTGCTTCTTTGTCTACATTGAACGCTTCCATTTTTTTACCAATATGCGATTCGATTCTTTGTAGGATTTCGACATCGTATTGTGTTACTAGAGTtattgatttacctgatctaCCGGCTCTTGCTGTACGACCAACTCTGTGTACATAATCTTTAGAATTGGTTGGCATGTCATAGTTCTATATAAGGTTGAGATTTATATCAGCTCAATTTTGGAAAGGTAGCGTTCATTTGAACAAGGAATATATCGAATACACTCACAATTACCAAATCAACTAAAGGTATATCCAAACCTCTACTTGCAACATCCGTAGCTACCAAAATACTCCTACCACCCGATTTGAATTTATTCAGACTTGCCAATCTCATAGATTGTGACATTTGACCATGAAGCGGTATAGCCGGGAAACCAAGTCTACGCAAGATGATAGAAAGTCTCTGTGCATCGTTGACTGTTCTCGTGAATATAatcattgaagaagatgataacTCGTTGGTCAAGTAGAGCAAATGAGGATCTTTGAGTtttagaggaagaagtaggtAATGTTGTAACAAGGTTGATACTGTTGAATACCTGGttataggtgatgaagcaATTGTTACATCAGTGATACTTGGCTGGATGACAAGTGAAACCGGGGACTTACTTCGAAGAGACTTCAACTCTGATAGGTTTATTCAAACTTGCTCTTTGTAATTTAGCTACTTTCGTAGTCATTGTAGCGGAGAATAAATATGTGTTACGTTCTTTTGGTATCACTTTTAGGATTTTATCGATTATAGGTCCGAAATCCATGTCAAGTAATCTATCCGCTTCGTCCATTACCTGAGGGACCATTGAGAAAGTGCAAGTCAGTACGGATCGGGATTATGGTTTTGGATGAACAACTTACGAGATATTTCAGTGATTTTAACGAGAAGCCTTTTGTATTTTCCAAATGATCCATCAATCTACCTGGAGTGGCTACTATCACATGGGGTCTTTTCGACAATGCGATGGATTGAGACATCATATCCATTCCACCGACAATAACAGCTGTCCTTACACCTATTCCAGAACCTAAGGAGCTAACTTGCTGCGATATTTGGTAGGCCAATTCACTAGATATGGAAAAAAGCGATTAGATATATTGTTTTCCGCTCAAGAAAATTTAGATTTGAACTTACCGAGTGGGAGCCATTATGAGGGCGAAGAAGGGTTGAGGATTCTCCCATAGATTTTGTAAGATTGGTAAACTGAAAGCTGCAGTTTTACCCGAACCAGTCTGAGCTAATCCGATGATATCTCTGCCTTCCAACGCGGGTGGAATAGACTCGATTTGAATATCAGTCGGTTTCTTGAACCCCAATGATCTACAAGCGTCGCATAGTTGGGATGAGATGCCAAGATCGGCGAAAGACTTATTGGATGCCGATGGTTCAGGCGCAGAAGGGTCAAATTCGGCATCTTCGtctacttctccttccagTACAGGcgagggtgaaggtgaacgaGAAGCAGAGGGCGATGATGATCCAGAGTGAGATCGAGAAGAGGAGGCTTCTGAAGAGCCTGAGACCGACATGGTAGGCTtgactgatttgactgaGGACAATGAAGATCAACTgagatgatagtgatgaCAAACAGTACGAGGTCGTCTACAGTAGGTAGTGTGGCCAAACGCTATAATCGTTTAGAACAGtaaaaaacaaaaaaaaagttgaattcagatgatcttcctccacttttcattACAATTAATGAAGATATGTCAACGGGATCAAATCCAAACTTCTGAATGTGAGTCTGTTGAATATTTCCTGTTATTTGTTTATTtttcattttatcccaaatgGCCAATATGCCAATTACCCGCGACTGCCTTTTTCCCGAGTGTTTGTTGAATGAtttctttgttgttgttgtcgtcTCGGTGGGCTGAACATGACGATTTACTTTTAGTACTCACAATAATATAACACTCATAACCATTGGTGATCAATTCCACGACTAGTTCTCGACTCATCCAAAACAGCCCTCCATCCCTTGTTTGCATAAACACTTCGAGACATCGTTGATATACATGCAAGAATAAACAGAGACCGGTAGGAAAGATCGGTAAACCAGCCCTCCTTCTGTAAGATCGTTCAAAATGGCTCTTCCAAGACGATCCGGTACCGGATCAAGCTATGCAGATGTATCAGAGCTCGACAAGTATAAGCTCATATCCAATATCGGTAAAGGCAGTTTCGGTGTTATAAGTAAAGTACAACGGATATCAGATGGAAAGGAATTCGCACTCAAGCAATTGGATTACTCGAAGATGACAGAGAAAGACCGTAAGCAGATTTTAGCAGAAGTGTGAGTTCCACTCTGTCACAAAGTATCGTTCAAAGAGAGTGTATATGTGGCTTATCGGGTCGCAATGTAAACAGAGCAATTCTTGATGCGCTGAAACATCGTAATATCGTTCAACTCGTacagaaaatcaaagatccaaagaatgaaaggatataTATAGTAATGGAGGTGAGCTGTTGGTTCCACTAATACCGGAATTATGCATAGCTGACATTCTTTACTATAAAGTTCTGCACTTCGGGTGATTTAGGTACATTGATACGCAAAGCtcaacgatcaaatcaaccCATACATGAAGATAAAATATGGAATATATTCCTTCAAATTACATTAGCacttcatcattgtcattgGCCAGCTGAACGACCATCTAAACTTGGAGTAGCTAGGTTGAGTCAAGCAGCTCAGCAAAGCGCCGATGGAGGAGTAGCGAGATACCAGGTATTACATAGGGATTTGAAACCTGAAAATGGTATGTTTCGTTTTAGCTTCACCGACAAGCTGTTTATGCGGAACATGTGAATTGATGCTTCAGTACAGTCTTCCTGTCTGATGATTTCGTCAAACTCGGGGATTTCGGTTTGAGTAAGGACATGGGTACTGCGTCATTCACATCAACATATGTAGGAGTGAGTAGTCCTTCTTGCCATCTCTTAGGTTTTGGTAATTTCAATTGACATCGTCTAGACCCCGCTGTACATGCCTCCTGAAATCCTTGCGGAGAATCGATATGATACCAAATCAGATATATGGAGCTTAGGCTGTCTGGTATATGAGATGTGTGCCCTACAGTAAGTCGCGTTTTTCCTACGATACAGGATGTTCAACTCACTGTATTCTAGGTCCCCATTCTCACAGGCGCAAACTCAGGCagaattgatatcaatggTAAAATCAGGCAAACTTCCTTCACTCCCCGCTCAATACTCACCCGCATTGAAAAGCGTCATCAAAGCAATGTTAACCTTGAACGTAAGCTGTCTGATTCCTGGTAATGTTTGGAGATATAGTTAGCTGACTCAAACCTGGTAGCCTATCAAACGACCTTCAACTAAAGATCTACtagagatggatgaaat
It encodes:
- a CDS encoding ATP-dependent rRNA helicase RRP3, whose product is MSVSGSSEASSSRSHSGSSSPSASRSPSPSPVLEGEVDEDAEFDPSAPEPSASNKSFADLGISSQLCDACRSLGFKKPTDIQIESIPPALEGRDIIGLAQTGSGKTAAFSLPILQNLWENPQPFFALIMAPTRELAYQISQQVSSLGSGIGVRTAVIVGGMDMMSQSIALSKRPHVIVATPGRLMDHLENTKGFSLKSLKYLVMDEADRLLDMDFGPIIDKILKVIPKERNTYLFSATMTTKVAKLQRASLNKPIRVEVSSKYSTVSTLLQHYLLLPLKLKDPHLLYLTNELSSSSMIIFTRTVNDAQRLSIILRRLGFPAIPLHGQMSQSMRLASLNKFKSGGRSILVATDVASRGLDIPLVDLVINYDMPTNSKDYVHRVGRTARAGRSGKSITLVTQYDVEILQRIESHIGKKMEAFNVDKEAVNVLVDTVARASREAALEMRESGTGGSGGKRGRDKGFTKRKFGDNGDHGDDRDRDDDSVQAGGYPRKAGNGKPNKFSGGPGGAKKKVRR